The sequence below is a genomic window from Monodelphis domestica isolate mMonDom1 chromosome 2, mMonDom1.pri, whole genome shotgun sequence.
ATATCAGATGCTTTCCTAAGActggttctgtgtgtgtgtgtgtttttgtgtatGTTGGaactcctcctttctttccttcagatGCCTATGACATGGCCAAACTCCTATGTGACAAATATTATATGGCCTCTCCCAGTTTGGAGATTCAAGAGATCAATGGTAAGCCTGGGGTGTCACAGGTCTTAGAAAGTTCTCTTGGGAGTGGAAGGGCAGAACAGGTCAAGAAAAAAGCtctggagatgagaagggagaagagggattAGAGTGGGGCACTGAGGGTGGTGACCTCAGCAATTCCCTGACttttgaattctgcctcactCAGCCTCCAACTCCAAACAACCCATCCATATGGTCTACGTCCCTTCCCACCTGTACCACATGCTCTTTGAACTCTTCAAGGTGaggaagctttttgagggcaggacaGGGTGGTCTGGAGGAGAGAAGGTTGTCGGCTAAAGGGAAAGTatctggggaagagaagagactaACGGGCCCCCTAATATTCCTCTCTTCCCAGAATGCCATGAGGGCAACTGTGGAGAGCCACGAATCCAGCCTCACACTCCCCCCCATCAAGGTGATGGTGGCCTTGGGTGAGGAAGATCTGTCTATCAAAGTAGGTGACTTTGGACTCTGGCAAGTTGGGAGCAgttggacttggagttgggagggaaagagatgttGGGATGGAGGAAGGATGGGAAGTTCTCAGAATGCTAAGGATTGGCTGTGAGGAGTACCTTGGGACTAGAACTCTCTCTCTCATGGAGTATTTGAAGTTATTTCTTCTGTCCCCCAAGATTCTTCCTCCTACCCCTAAAGAGCTGGGCTTGGGATATATAATGTGGGGAGGAAGgattgagggaggaagagggattGGGAGATAAGAATTTTTGGAGAAGCTGAGAATTGGGGTGGGTGAGATTAAGGGGCTCTCCCTTGGGTAAAGGAGGTGCAGCTAACATGTCCTGTCCTTCTTAGATGAGTGACCGGGGCGGGGGTGTTCCTTTGCGAAAGATTGAGAGGCTCTTCAGCTACATGTACTCAACAGCTCCCACCCCTCAGCTCGGCACTGGTGGGACCCCTTTGGTGAGGACTCTACAGCCTGTGCAccctcttccccccctcctcAATGCCTCTCCCATTCCCCACTTCCCAGACACATGCATGGGCCTCCCTCCCTTTGTATATCCCCTTCTCAATCTCAAGGGtctttctgcctctgcctctgcctctttaTAGCAAGTTTTGACTCCTCAGCCAAACTCAGTCATTCATCTAGATGTCTAGGTCATTGTCCTTCCTCTTTTCTAGCTCTCACTCTTTGCATTTCCCTACAAGATTCCTCTTTCTACAGACTCTCCCTCTGTTCCCAGATCTCCCTTCCCTGGAATAACTAAGAACCCCATTTCCTGCAGGCTGGTTTTGGCTATGGACTCCCCATATCCCGCCTCTATGCCAAGTACTTCCAGGGTGACCTACAGCTCTTCTCCATGGAGGGCTTTGGAACTGATGCCGTCATCTACCTAAAGGTGAGCCATTCTCTTACCCATTCCTCCTGCTTCCTCAATGGCATGGTGTTGAACAAGGAGGACCCCACCTTACCCCTGACCATCTTACCAACTGAGACTGTGACGAGGCCACTGTCTTATGAAGAGggggagctgttcccttcccccagaACACCAGAGCAGGGCCTCCAGAAGGACATCTCAACTTCCAGGTCTCAGAAGCCCAAGGTCGATAGCATAGAAGGATTTGACAGGAGCCGACCTGTGTATGTTTTCACTCCTAGCACCTCTGTACCCAATTTCCTGCTGCTCCCCTCTCTGCTGAACAATGAGGCCAAACTAGAACTCAGTGCTGTGCCCTGCCCTCGTCCCCCTTATGCCCTTACTCTGTGGACCAGCTCTGGGGAACTCTCAGGGGATTCCCAGGGCTGATTTGTTGAGACCTAGGTACCCCACCCATCCAGAGAAGGCCTGAGTCAGTGCTCATAGGCAGAGGATCAGAGATTGCCAGAGagctgggaggagggagagcaggGCCATTAGATATGGCCTTCTGCGACTCCCACGGCCACCCCTGGCACCAAGATCAGCTCCTCTGCCTTTGGTGTTTTGGACAAAGACACCGCCTGCTTGGGGGATGAGCTGATGGTCCAGAATAGCCCTAGTTTCCAGTAATAATTATTCATGATTCCATAATGCTTCTGGCTGCTCTTGGCAGTAGAGCTCTGGGAACTGACCTTCTGTGACCTGGGCCCTCTCCCACAAGATGTGCAGACATGCTGAGAGTGCGGAGGGCATGGGTAGCAGGTGGTCCTAACGCCCACCCTCCCCCACAGGCCCTGTCTACAGATTCTGTGGAGCGACTGCCTGTCTACAACAAGTCAGCGTGGCGTCACTACCAGACCATCCAGGAGGCAGGCGACTGGTGCGTGCCCAGCACAGAGCCCAAGAACACGTCCACCTACCGAGTCAGCTAGACAGGCTGCCGGTGGAGGAGGCCCTGGGAGGGTTCCCGTTGCTGGCAAGTCCCTTCTTGACCCTGCAGTGATGACTATGAGGACAGATGGATCTCTTTAGGAACCCGTCACCCTGGTGACCTTCCCCCTGTCTGCCACCTAAGGGGCTGAGGGGGATATTGCCCTGATGACCTGTCTCTGTTTCCATGGAAACTATGATGATGCCCTTTGCTACACTGGCCCCCAGGTGCCAATTTCTGTTTCCTTACAGTCCCCTGAGGAGGCTCTTCCCTTTAGACCTTCTCCTCTACCTCCACCATCTCAAGTTGGGGGGAGTGGGGCAGAGCTCTCCCTGATTATCTGACTTTCTATGGCAACTGCAGTGATGTCCTCACTACAGTGGCCCCTGGGTGCCAATATCTGTCTCCATAGGACCCCCTGTGGAGATCCCTAGGGTGGTGTATCCTGTGACTTTCCCCCCTGCCCCCACTACCCCAAGGGAAGAGTCTCCTCCATGACATGTCAGTTTCCTTGGCAACTGGGATGATTCCTTCACTACGGTGGCCTCTGGGTGCCCATCTCTGTCACTGTAGAGACCCCTTGGAATGGTGTCCAGAGTGACCTTCCTTCTGCCCCTCCATCATCCCAATGGATGGGAGAATGGGGATTCTCCTTGATGACCTATCTCTTTCCTTGGCAATGGCAGTAATGGCCTCACCACAGTGGCCCCCAGGTGCCAGTCTGTCTTCATAAAGTCCCTGGGAGAGACCCCTGGGACGGTCTCCCAGATGAACAGTCTCCTTGGTGTTCTCCTGGGTTGGGTCTCTAGAACCTCTCCAGAAGGACATTCCAATGGCAATGGACTGGTGgtaacccccaccccacccccaaggtGAAATATGTCATTTAGCCTGGAGGGGTGAGGAACAGCCACCCATCTAGCCTCTCTGGATCTTCCATCTGGGTCTTTCAGCTTGCCTTTTCCTTGTCCTTAAGCCATCACGACCCACCCCTACACCCCTGGGTCAGACTCTTATCAGTGTTACGAAAGAACTGAGTGAGGCTGGGGGCAAAAAGAAGAGAGGACACCAACAACTAATAGTGGAGCAAGGAGGCTCTGGCTTCTATTTGTCCACTCTGCTAATGGGCTTATCAGACTTACAACTTCTATTCTGAGGTTTATAAAAAAGGGGAATGGGAGTGAATGGGGGTATCTCTTTCCAGAGATATTGGGGCAAATGTTGGTCTAATGAGAAAACTCTACTTAGAGGAGACTAAAGACAACCCAAGTGTCAGCTTTCCCAAAGTTCACCAGCCCTCTGCCTAAGCAgtgttttcctcttcctccttggcCCAGGCTCTTTATCACATGCACCCTATCCTGCCTGCAGCAGCTGCAGTCTCTTGGATTCCCCTTCTTCATTCCTGCCTCTTTCtaccaggaaaaaaacaaaacaaaaccaaaccttgTGCTTGGTGTGGCTTGCTCCCCCTAAGCTGTATGTACACATGTAGTTTTGTATCCCTAGGATGGCCTTCCCCTCTTTCTCAGTTGTCCAGCACACAAGGGGTTAAGTTGTGTGTTCCTCCTGGCAACACCTGGTAAAAAGAAGATTGAATGAGATTCCCAGTTTGGCTGCTTACTAGTGGTTGTGGGGAGGCAGTGAAGTGGGGTGGAGGACATTGCCCTGGACCAGCTCCTCCTGCTTACATCTCACAATAGCCTACAACAGACCCAAACTCTTTAATGTATGGAATATGTCACACTCCACCCCTGAAAGACACAAGAACTGTCCTAACAGGGCCAATATCTTGGTTATACCCATCACTCTCACAATACCATTAGCCTAGCCTTTAGCAGACACTTTCAATATGGCGGCCTGAGTGTACCCATGAACCTTTGTTACCCATATAGAATTGGAGAGTTATCTGAGTTGGAAGGACTTCTAGAGAATATTGaaatccaaactcctcatttcatAAACAAGGCAACCAGAGGCCTATAGAGGGGGAAAGTCTTCCCTAGGTTAGCCATTAAGCAATAgagctcatatttgaacccaggttctctgactaaATCTGGtgtttttccactgtaccattctGTCTCATGAGCATGTCCCTGGTAGAATCACCCAGGCTTGAAGTGAGGTTTTCCCATACACATTCTAGCTTTGTGTGTTCCTTACCTACAGTATATACTCCAGTAGGAATATTTAGGCCCCTTTCACCCATACCTTTGATGTCTTCTTCCCagtatctcagtttccccattgaaATTAATCAGCATATAGAGGGACTCAGGATCATGGACTATTAGAACTTAAAACAAATGCTAGAAATTACCTAGACCACCTCCAGTTTGGCAGATTAAGGTTCAGAGTGTTCAAAGACTGCCCAAGATGACACAGTaacagaattggaatttgaatctacatcctctgactccaaaaccagtgtCTCCATTGCAACTTGCTATCTTTTTTCTCACCACTCCTTTaaataaaggagggaagggaatagcAAAGAAGGAACCGAGATCCTGCTACGTCAGGGTAGACAGCAATATGGGGAAAGAAGCCCCCTTTTTTAGAGACCAGTTTTCTAGAAACAGGTGGAATCAGAGTAGTCCAGCCAGAGACACAGCCATCAGCTATTTGGATGCAAGTTTCTGGGTCCAAAAGAGGAAGCCAGTCTCTGTGTCCAAACCCATCCTGGTCAGTCTCCCAGGAGAGAGGGGAAAcctttatttctgtcttagaCATTCCTTTCTTAGATCTGCTAGTGGTTCCTAGAAGAAATTGTCTGAAGGCTTTGGGCATTTAGGGGAGTCAGGAGGGAAGAAGTCCACTTCTTAGCCCATGTCATTCTGTTGGGACATTTCCTAACAAGGGCAGAAGCTGGTTCTTGGCACTTTGCCCCAAGAACTACTAACCCTGAAGGAAGGCTTCGGCTCTGCCTGTCCCTTAGGGCACTTTGGTGCCCTCTGCTGACTCTTCTATGGCTGGCCCATCATTCCCAATTCTAAAGCTCTCTGAATCACTCTTCTCAGACGGGAGACCCTAGAGATTATGAGGGATGATTTAACACCCCCTTCCCTGAGACACACACAACATAGGCCCTAAAGTGGATCTGTCTTCTTTACCGCAGCTTTACCAGCAAGAAATGAGCTATGAAAGATACTTGATGGGGAACACCTCATGGAGAGCTTTGGACCTTAGGACATAAGGCCTTTTGGGGGGGACAGGTTCCAAGACACTTTCATAGGGTCAGGAAAGAGATCTGTGGGAGGGGAAAACTTGGGGCTGTACTGGAAAGGGGCTGACCTAGAATTGGAGGGGGGAGTGTTGGAAGAAACATCTGATAAATTCATGTTGCAATAAGTTATTTTTGTTAGATAGATGCCAAACTCAATTGCTTCTATCTGTTGAAAGAAAAAGTTCTATCATTTCCCTCTAAATTTTGGCCAGCCCTTTCCTACTTAGAGCTGTCTCTGGACTAACAGAGTTTTGGCAGAAGGAGGGAAGCACCTAATGCTACCCTGCCCTCAAGAGTATACTCAGGCTTCCTTTTTCCACCATCACCATCCctaggaaaaagaagaaataaaatccaaGAGATTGGTTTTGAGACCTAACAGATCAGAGTCTTGGCTGGGAGTCAAAGATCGGGGTAGTCACTCTTCTCCTTAGCTCGGGTATCAGAAAACGAGAGAGACTATATCTCTTCCCCTCTCAACCTTTTGAAGCTGTTTCAGGTCTCTTAGATTCCCCAAATTTTTCTGTTATTCTGGTTTGGTGTctacccttgatttttttttactgttgtcTTTATCTTCCCATTCTGGGGAACTATAATCCTTTTGTGGATCCAACATCCTTAGCAAGGTTTCCTTTAACTTTCTGCCCCTGACCTCGAGAGTAATTCTAAACCAGAAACGGAGGTAATAACCTAGTCCTGTCACTCCCCTAGCCAACCAACATGCTTTTGATGTGGAGCACTAATTTAACCCCTAGTCCTTTACAGCTGGGTTATTCTAAGCTCCTTAGAGGTGGGGAGATGTTCCTCTCCTCAACTCAATACCAAACAGGTCTTTGAAATAAGATTTATTCTGCTTCCTCCCCAGGGGACCCCCTTTTAGTCAGCAGGGTCCCTTCCTGGGATTTGGAGAGGGGTACCGGAGTGGACATGAATGGGAATGTGTGCCCCTAAGGACGTGGGACTTGGAGGCTCATCTAAGCTTTCACTCCTTCATACCCCCATTCTTCCAGAGGTCCTGTGATTACTCCTCCCTCCCATGGGCTGAGGGAGGTAGAGTTTGATGGGCCCCCTGCCCCAGCAGGCAGGGAGTCATGCAGGATCTGTGCTCCTAGCATAGGAGCCTCTAGCTTTTTCGAGCCTCGGCCTCTTTGCGCTTCTGTTTTTCTCGCTGTCGTTCAGCCTTCTCCTgagcctttctttccttctcagctGCTGCCACCAATTCCTTCAGCTTCCGCTTCACCAGTGCCCGGTCATGGGAGTTGCTGAGCCCCAGGCTCTAGGAAATTCAGGGAAAGTATGCATTTGGGGGACAGCAGAGATGTTAGTCATCCCCTTACCTAGGACTTTGACCTATTGATACTCCAAAGGGGAATAAGGAAGAATCTCCAACTTTCCTCAATCTTATGCCCTTACTAAGTCTCTGAATTATAACCTGTGCCCACCTTGCTGCCGCTGAAGTCCCTTTCTGTCCACTGGAACCTTAGTGAAGGATCACCACTTTAGCTTATCGAAATTCAGAGAGGAGATGGAAAAGGATTGGTAAAAAATATATCTCCCCCCCCCACTCTACATCCAAATTCTGTCACCTCCCCCGTGACATCCTTGGGCCCACCTATCACCAGCAAATCTAAAAGTCCTTTTCAGTCTTTCCATTATCCCCACCTAGGGAATAGAAGCACCTAGATTATCCCTTCCTCCTGTACACTTGggcaaaaattttaaagcaaaagtaaaaaactCTTTGGGCAGATGTTGTAGGTCAATATATGCCATTATCCCCCTACTGGACACTTCCTACCTCCTCCAACCAGGGAGTAGAAGATCAGGCTGAATAATAGACCCAGAAAAGGACCTTAATTGGAGGCCAAAACTCAGATGTCTGCCTAGGTCCATagtgacaaacctatggcacatgtgccccaggtggcactcagagccctctctgaaCATGCACTGTtccctgccagagttcattactagaaagacaaagGGACTTGGCAGagctacttccttctccatctccaccgcagctgaggacattcctcacttcacttgcccctctgcccagcagcccaatagaagtgcttcttccctcccctctctagggTAAGGTGGTAGTGGTGGGGACAGTgaagggggtgagaggagggctCTGGGGGGCGGGGTTGGGGAATAACACatgttctctaaaaggttcaccatcactggcctaggatATAACCTCTCTTGCTGAGAACCAACTAGGTAGTGGAGAGTGGAAAGAGTCTCTTTACCCTAGTCTGTCTCCAACCTTCTGAGACTTCTCAGTGCCAACATGGGCCTTGtaatccttccctttctccactAGGAATGGTACCAGTGGAATGAGGAGAGACCAGAATCTAAGGTCATACTAAGGGCCTCCATTGGAGGTCTATCAGTCCAAAAACTAAGTAGGCACTACAGGTCTTGATGCTCCAGGCCCACCCATACGGGGTACCTCCTCATTCAAACCTTCAATTTCCCCCCATCCAGCTGCAGCAGCTGCTGTCCATCCACTTGTCTAGCTGCAAACTCAGCAGTGTACTGATCCAAGTTGAGACTCTCTAGCCACTGGCCCACTTGTTGACTAGTCCAGTGGTTGGCAGTTGGAAGTGGCTCATCCAGGAACTGAGtggtggagaaggagaaagagaataagggTAGAGGGATGCTTCTCTGGtggtctttttctcctttttaattttgcACCAGAGACTCTTGAGGGCAGGTGGAGCCAAGTGATCTCCAGATAACAGATTGGGCCACAAGACCTCCCAGGTTGGGAAGCTTTGTTCAGGACCACGGACAGGTCCCATCTAGAAATGGGGCTtccacaccctctccctcctccatgcTCTATCCCCTTAACTAGAACTCACCTCATCAGAGGACTGAGATAGTGTGTGGTAAGGGTAGGAGCATTTGGGGTCTGGTCGGGAACTGCTCAATATCTTCGGGCTGCTGCTAGGGGGTGTGGAGTCATCATCACTCAGGGTGGATTCCTGAGAGGGAAAATGTTCAAGGAGGGAGTTCACACTGGTGCCAGCAGGCATCCTTGCTTAGTTCCCATCTGCTTGTCAAAGGACATTATTCCTTCTGGGCCTGAAAGTCCTGGGCTGAAGAATTTTTTTGAGGGGTATGTGTGTGGAGAGGGAGATGGGAATATAAATAGACACAAGGAGGAATGGAGTTGGAGATGTAAGACTTGGTCTCCATTCTCCAGGAGCTTATGATCTGATTGGGGGAGATAACAATACTAATAATGTTGATGCAGACAATGATAATGGCAGCTGACATTTGTAGTCTTTAAAGTCAGAAGCAACATGCTATAGTGGATATAGAGAGGTTCAAGTCTCGccttgtgatcctaggcaaatcatttaaccactcaATGCTCTAAGGAGCCACCTGAGAACATAAATTGAAGACACGGCTGGCAGCAAGAATTCCCTATACAAATGAAATATCACATTTGAAccatcttttttaaagttaacaaaatgttttgtgtaaattgtctcatttgatgcagaaaaatgttataaatggGCATGGGGGCAGGAAATGCTGTAACATCTCAGTACTGTGGACCTGGGATAATGAGGGAGTATAGGAAGGCTTCTTGGAGTAGGTGGAAGTAGAACTGGGATCTGACATGCAGGGGTCAATCTTCAGTGATCCCTAATGAACTTTGAAGGTGGTGAGCCTTTGGGGTTTGGGCTGCATATGCAACTTTATAAAGAGGGCTGGTGTATTCATTTGAGTTATTCTCCATTCAGTGTGGATACATTGGGAATCAATTGGTTGAGGACCTTCCTTGAAAAAGCAGCTCTCTtttaccctttcctttttctgaaaaGGTCAGCAGAGCTAAGAGCAGACTTCTGTCTGGGGAACAGTCATAGAGACATTGATCTAGTGCTTGAAGGGATTTCAGGCAACATCTATTCTAATTCATCTCACTTTATGAATGGAAAATAGAAGCTTTCAAAGATTATATGCCTTTCTCAAGCCTCAAAGATTATAAGCCTTTCTCAAGGCAGTGTCAGAAGGAGGATTTGaatagatcctctgactccagaggtagtgatctttcctttttatcataCTGCCCCAAACACCAATGTCCACCTTAGGGCAGAGGCCATAGAAATTACAGATGTTCTTGTCCATGAGGCCAAAAGAAGAGCTCCTGGCCCTAGCCTTGCAGAAGCAGAACTATAATAT
It includes:
- the PDK2 gene encoding pyruvate dehydrogenase kinase, isozyme 2 isoform X1, which translates into the protein MRWVRALLKNASLAGAPKYIEHFSKFSPSPLSMKQFLDFGSSNACEKTSFTFLRQELPVRLANIMKEINLLPDRVLGTPSVQLVQSWYVQSLLDIMEFLDKDPEDHRTLGQFTDALVTIRNRHNDVVPTMAQGVLEYKEAYGDDPVSNQNIQYFLDRFYLSRISIRMLINQHTLIFDGSTNPAHPKHIGSIDPNCDVSEVVKDAYDMAKLLCDKYYMASPSLEIQEINASNSKQPIHMVYVPSHLYHMLFELFKNAMRATVESHESSLTLPPIKVMVALGEEDLSIKMSDRGGGVPLRKIERLFSYMYSTAPTPQLGTGGTPLAGFGYGLPISRLYAKYFQGDLQLFSMEGFGTDAVIYLKALSTDSVERLPVYNKSAWRHYQTIQEAGDWCVPSTEPKNTSTYRVS
- the PDK2 gene encoding pyruvate dehydrogenase kinase, isozyme 2 isoform X2; this translates as MKEINLLPDRVLGTPSVQLVQSWYVQSLLDIMEFLDKDPEDHRTLGQFTDALVTIRNRHNDVVPTMAQGVLEYKEAYGDDPVSNQNIQYFLDRFYLSRISIRMLINQHTLIFDGSTNPAHPKHIGSIDPNCDVSEVVKDAYDMAKLLCDKYYMASPSLEIQEINASNSKQPIHMVYVPSHLYHMLFELFKNAMRATVESHESSLTLPPIKVMVALGEEDLSIKMSDRGGGVPLRKIERLFSYMYSTAPTPQLGTGGTPLAGFGYGLPISRLYAKYFQGDLQLFSMEGFGTDAVIYLKALSTDSVERLPVYNKSAWRHYQTIQEAGDWCVPSTEPKNTSTYRVS